Proteins encoded by one window of Aphidius gifuensis isolate YNYX2018 linkage group LG2, ASM1490517v1, whole genome shotgun sequence:
- the LOC122848296 gene encoding trypsin-like, with product MSVTTPILAIFLAICITLGHGKTPNKISGGELCPPYSNNFVVSLRVEGKHICGGSLIDTHHVLTAASCLVLEKNIIQNNVKVLVGTHELNNPSMGQVYGVDIIVVHQGYDCTNLWADDIAILKLTPPDLKKPNENMPNAEWVAHLPWNGDIQPESVGIISGWGVTDPATQVLETYLRRAEVSVITNEECNRAYGAIGLGQFCAVNRLTGHTILAGDSGGPLVAKDCDVLLYGIQSWGSNTSPGVFTKVHHYLQWISDTLARY from the exons ATGAGTGTGACAACGCCAATATTGGCGATATTCTTGGCAATCTGCATAACTC TTGGACATGGAAAAACACCAAACAAAATATCTGGTGGTGAACTTTGTCCACCTTACAGTAATAATTTTGTCGTATCATTGAGGGTTGAAGGAAAACATATTTGTGGAGGATCATTGATTGACACACATCATGTTTTAACAGCAGCATCATGTTtggtacttgaaaaaaatattatacaaaataatgttaaagTATTAGTTGGTACacatgaattaaataatccaTCAATGGGTCAAGTTTATGgtgttgatattattgttgtacATCAAGGATATGATTGTACAAATTTATGGGCTGATGATATTGCTATTCTTAAATTAACACCACCAGATCTTAAAAaaccaaatgaaaatatgCCAAATGCTGAATGGGTTGCTCATTTGCCATGGAATGGAGATATTCAACCTGAAAGTGTTGGAATTATTTCTGGTTGGGGAGTCACTGATCCAGCAACACAAGTACTTGAAACATATCTTAGACGAGCTGAGGTATCAGTCATTACCAATGAAGAATGCAACAGAGCATATGGTGCAATTGGTCTTGGACAATTTTGTGCTGTTAATAGACTTACTGGTCATACTATTTTAGCT GGTGATAGCGGTGGTCCTTTAGTTGCAAAAGATTGTGACGTTCTTCTTTATGGAATACAGTCATGGGGATCAAACACATCACCAGGAGTTTTCACCaa gGTTCATCATTATTTGCAGTGGATTTCTGATACTCTTGCTCGATACTAA